A stretch of DNA from Sphingomonas ginkgonis:
GGCGTGTCGCAGTCCACCGTGTCGCGCGCGCTGCGCGGCGACAGCTCGATCCCGCTGCCGACCCGCGAGCGCATTGCCGCGGTCGCGCGCGAGCTCGACTATCGCCCTGATCAGCGTGCGGCGCGGCTCAGGACGCGGACCAGCGGCGCTATCGCGGTGCTGCTGCTCGGCGGGGACGATGTCGAGCCCAACTCGGTCAACCTCTTCCTCTATGCGCTGGTCGGCGCGGTCAGCGCTGCCGCCGCACGCAAGGGCCTCAACGCACTGGTCGCGGTCCAGACCGACCTCGCCGACGTCCGACTCGACTTCGCCCGTTCGCGCGAGGCCGACGGCATGATCGTGATCGGCAGCGCCCGCCAGACCGCAGCCTGGGCGCGGGTCCGCCAGGCGCACCAGGCCGGCGAGCGGCTGGTCTGCTGGGGGGCGCCCGACGATGTTCTGCCGACCGTCCGATGCGACAATCGTGGAGGCGGTCGCTGTGCGGCGGAGCATCTGCTCGCCGCCGGGCGCCGCGCCATCGCCTTCGTCGGGCCGGGCTGGGATCGGCAGAAGGCGTTCCGCGACCGCCGCCAGGGCTATGCCGACGCGCTCGCCGCGGCCGGGCTGCCGACGATCGAGAGCGACATCGGAGACGGCCTGTCGCGCGAGGAGCAGGGCTATCGCGGGGTGCTCCAGCTGCTCGATGCCGGCCGGCGCTTCGACGCGCTGTTCGCGGCCAGCGACCTCATTGCTTTCGGCGCGCTCCGGGCGCTGCGCGAGCGTGGCATCGCCGTTCCGCAGGACGTCGCGGTGGTGGGCTTCGACGGCATTCAGTCGACGCTCCACGTCACCCCCTCGCTGACGACCATCAAGCAGGACTTGGAGAGCGCCGGCACCGCGCTGGTCGAGCGGCTCCTGTCGGGCGAAGCCGGAGCCGAGGTCGACTATCGACTGGCGGTGCGAGAGAGTTGCGGGAGCGCCTGACGACGCTCCCGGCTGCTGCGCTCAGACGTCGAGGTTCGCCACGCTCAGCGCATTTTCCTGAATGAACTCGCGGCGCGGTTCGACCACGTCGCCCATGAGCCGGGTGAAGATCTCGTCGGCGACGTCGGCCTGGCTGACCTCGACCCGCAGCAGCGAGCGGTTGGCGGGGTCTAGCGTGGTTTCCCACAGCTGCTCGGCGTTCATCTCCCCAAGCCCCTTGTAGCGCTGGATCGACAGGCCCTTGCGCCCGGCGGCGAGCACTGCGTCGAGCAGCTCGGTCGGGCGGGTGATCGCGGTCGGCCGGCCGCGGGTGTCCGCCTCGGCCTGCTCGAGCGCCTCCTCGCCCTCGCCGGGGCCCACCGTCGGCTCCTGCGGTGCGGTGGCGGGCGTACCCTTCTTCACCGCGCGGAGTGTCGCCGGCGTGGCGTAGGCAGGGGCCTGCTCCTGCGCCAGGCTGTGCAGCTTGCGGGCCTCTGCCGAACCGAGGAAGCTCGGCTCGACGATGGTGACGTCGGTCACTCCGCGCCACA
This window harbors:
- a CDS encoding LacI family DNA-binding transcriptional regulator; its protein translation is MQKEERNRPTSFDVAARAGVSQSTVSRALRGDSSIPLPTRERIAAVARELDYRPDQRAARLRTRTSGAIAVLLLGGDDVEPNSVNLFLYALVGAVSAAAARKGLNALVAVQTDLADVRLDFARSREADGMIVIGSARQTAAWARVRQAHQAGERLVCWGAPDDVLPTVRCDNRGGGRCAAEHLLAAGRRAIAFVGPGWDRQKAFRDRRQGYADALAAAGLPTIESDIGDGLSREEQGYRGVLQLLDAGRRFDALFAASDLIAFGALRALRERGIAVPQDVAVVGFDGIQSTLHVTPSLTTIKQDLESAGTALVERLLSGEAGAEVDYRLAVRESCGSA